Proteins encoded by one window of ANME-2 cluster archaeon:
- a CDS encoding radical SAM protein, translated as MRVYDRSYIKLNAITENDKVQIVPEGTLSPVAKPIIKRINKMFLEEKPILVDDEKIIFSSWAPPVPSTAFDRLISAQVSAVLKRRVPDQSSIGITMRCPNRCIHCGAADIIADPELSLEEVNRAVDESIDLGSYLISFDGGEPLLRKDLPDMIRHVDKTKAIATTFTSGFGLTPEKAKELKGAGLYALRVSIDSPRKDEHDRVRGRSGSYEDAMKGITNAIDAGLLTDMFVVVSPNNIDDLDDFYTLAESKGMHEMSLYEIIAVGRWLDHEDETIGQNDVDRLGRFQKEKNKLTDGPRVTAFPYFMGPDMFGCFAGRRWVHITSAGDVLPCAYTPLTFGNIREEPLQDIWRRMGKTAAYKKSASSCLMRDVSFREKYIRSIPKDAPMPFNMYARV; from the coding sequence ATGAGAGTATACGACAGATCATACATTAAATTAAATGCCATTACCGAGAATGACAAGGTGCAGATAGTGCCTGAGGGTACGCTGTCACCTGTGGCAAAACCCATCATCAAACGTATCAATAAGATGTTCCTTGAGGAGAAACCCATATTGGTTGATGATGAAAAGATCATTTTCTCATCATGGGCACCTCCTGTTCCCAGCACCGCTTTCGATCGTTTGATATCGGCACAGGTATCGGCCGTACTCAAAAGACGTGTTCCAGACCAGTCATCTATCGGTATTACCATGCGATGTCCCAACAGGTGCATCCACTGCGGTGCAGCTGATATCATAGCAGACCCTGAACTCTCACTTGAAGAAGTGAACCGGGCAGTGGACGAATCCATCGACCTTGGCTCATACCTCATTTCTTTTGACGGCGGAGAACCCCTGCTCAGGAAAGATCTGCCCGATATGATACGGCATGTGGATAAGACAAAGGCAATTGCAACTACATTCACATCAGGTTTCGGCCTTACCCCTGAGAAAGCAAAGGAACTGAAAGGGGCAGGATTGTACGCTTTACGGGTAAGTATTGACAGTCCCCGCAAAGACGAACATGACCGCGTGCGTGGCCGGAGTGGCTCGTACGAGGATGCCATGAAAGGTATCACAAATGCCATTGATGCTGGTCTGCTTACCGATATGTTCGTAGTGGTATCACCGAATAATATTGACGACCTGGACGATTTCTATACCCTTGCCGAATCCAAAGGTATGCATGAAATGTCCTTATACGAGATCATCGCAGTAGGGCGGTGGCTGGACCATGAAGATGAGACCATCGGTCAAAATGATGTGGACAGACTGGGCAGGTTCCAGAAGGAGAAGAACAAGCTCACTGACGGTCCAAGGGTCACAGCATTCCCCTATTTCATGGGACCCGATATGTTCGGCTGTTTTGCGGGCCGCAGGTGGGTCCACATAACCTCGGCAGGAGATGTGCTGCCCTGTGCCTATACGCCGCTTACGTTTGGGAATATCAGGGAAGAGCCATTGCAGGATATATGGAGGCGTATGGGCAAAACAGCCGCATACAAAAAAAGCGCGTCATCATGCCTGATGCGGGATGTGTCTTTCCGGGAGAAATATATTCGTTCCATCCCAAAAGATGCCCCGATGCCTTTTAATATGTATGCAAGAGTATAG
- a CDS encoding cytochrome c maturation protein CcmE, producing the protein MRKKDKIILSVIAIVLVAIVGMWGLDFQSEYLTVSQVKLNASEYIGQDVEVTGNVKQDTLKIDTEETYFVLTDDIYDIEVFYRGERPQALANGAQVSVRGTLVSADRVDANFLVMGCPSKYGTK; encoded by the coding sequence ATGAGAAAAAAGGATAAGATAATACTTTCAGTTATTGCCATCGTACTGGTTGCTATAGTAGGTATGTGGGGACTGGATTTTCAATCAGAATATCTTACTGTATCCCAGGTGAAACTAAACGCCTCAGAATACATCGGACAGGATGTTGAGGTCACTGGCAATGTCAAACAGGATACGCTGAAGATTGATACCGAAGAAACATATTTTGTCCTTACGGATGATATTTATGATATTGAGGTGTTTTACCGTGGTGAAAGACCTCAGGCGCTTGCTAATGGTGCACAGGTTTCTGTCAGGGGAACATTAGTATCAGCAGATAGAGTGGACGCAAATTTCCTGGTGATGGGCTGCCCATCGAAATACGGGACGAAATAA
- a CDS encoding aminotransferase class I/II-fold pyridoxal phosphate-dependent enzyme translates to MSNIDRFIRKSVVDINPCIHGGRIAENSELSGHGLLDFSANLNPMGPYELDTTREIIGIALENIHFYPDNRYKGFKSSAATFAGAEPENIIPMNGSSELIRLIAETVLEQGDTVLLPQPTFDEYELSIKLMGAIPEHIEYRKVYQGNGEIDEGLLSRSKAVFICNPNNPTGTLIAGSDLEKLARKCQHNETFLVVDEAFIELSDPAQSIAWLVNENPFVIVMRSMTKVFAIPGMRIGYGIAHRDLAVRMENIRIPWNLGTIQDTVGSWLLDTHTKDPSYLERTRKLITEERLWLTGRLSLIRGFYPVPSSTNFILINIREFGMDSGELTERMRHQGILVRDCNSFRRMGHDYIRVAVRTHEENQRLVDALGESVAQWGRELAEKNIDEAIHQGTIASRTNCEYYPCHFEGQDCTFCFCPFYPCLDERTGGHMVERRTGGEVWSCAGCDTVHRPEVANPILEALMACADRPGDLRHIWKQVIEPLL, encoded by the coding sequence GTGAGTAATATCGACCGTTTCATAAGAAAGTCTGTTGTTGATATCAATCCGTGTATACACGGGGGCAGGATAGCGGAAAATAGTGAACTTAGCGGACATGGATTATTGGATTTCAGTGCCAATCTCAACCCCATGGGTCCTTATGAGTTGGATACGACCAGGGAGATTATTGGAATAGCACTGGAAAATATTCATTTTTATCCTGATAACCGATACAAAGGATTTAAAAGTTCTGCAGCCACCTTTGCAGGTGCTGAACCTGAAAACATCATTCCCATGAACGGTTCTTCAGAACTTATCCGGCTTATTGCAGAGACTGTACTGGAGCAGGGAGACACAGTACTGCTCCCCCAGCCTACCTTTGACGAATACGAACTGAGTATCAAACTCATGGGGGCGATTCCTGAACATATTGAGTACAGGAAAGTATACCAGGGCAATGGGGAAATCGACGAGGGACTGCTTTCAAGGTCAAAGGCAGTGTTCATCTGCAACCCGAATAATCCCACAGGTACTCTTATTGCCGGGTCGGACCTGGAAAAACTGGCACGGAAATGCCAGCATAACGAGACATTCCTTGTGGTTGATGAAGCATTTATTGAATTATCAGACCCTGCACAGAGTATAGCATGGCTGGTGAATGAGAATCCATTTGTCATTGTAATGCGGTCGATGACCAAGGTATTTGCCATACCCGGGATGAGGATCGGATACGGAATCGCACACAGGGATTTGGCTGTAAGGATGGAAAATATCCGGATTCCCTGGAACCTGGGAACTATTCAGGATACGGTAGGCTCATGGTTGCTTGATACCCATACAAAGGACCCGTCATATCTTGAGCGAACAAGGAAGTTGATAACAGAGGAGCGTCTCTGGCTTACCGGCCGACTGTCCCTCATCAGAGGATTTTATCCTGTACCCAGCAGCACTAATTTTATATTGATCAACATACGGGAATTCGGAATGGATTCCGGAGAACTCACCGAGCGAATGCGGCATCAGGGTATCCTGGTAAGGGATTGTAATTCGTTCCGGCGGATGGGGCATGATTACATCAGGGTGGCAGTCCGGACCCATGAAGAGAACCAGCGTCTTGTGGATGCCCTTGGTGAATCAGTAGCCCAGTGGGGCAGGGAACTTGCCGAGAAGAATATTGATGAAGCGATACACCAGGGTACGATTGCAAGCAGGACAAATTGTGAATATTATCCATGCCATTTCGAGGGTCAGGATTGCACATTTTGTTTTTGCCCGTTCTATCCGTGCCTGGATGAGCGGACGGGTGGACATATGGTGGAACGGCGGACCGGAGGGGAAGTGTGGAGTTGTGCCGGTTGTGATACGGTTCACCGGCCCGAGGTAGCAAATCCCATACTTGAAGCACTGATGGCATGTGCAGACAGGCCCGGTGACCTCAGGCATATCTGGAAACAAGTGATAGAACCTTTGTTGTGA
- the cobZ gene encoding alpha-ribazole phosphatase CobZ, giving the protein MDTKLSDSPSAEKSDRPTQIERRFESDIRDILAEMGLSEDVLLAAAMELYIPHPGIETKGKAEEVFKRELDIALSDPNLCILIYAGIQLEQAGEAGKLPNLSKSSYERDLTFLVCDEVLGMSISTYIAGHKGMFEYVRFDKLKPGVIKELGPFMDDVVAGLIGGVSSSMYTRGGV; this is encoded by the coding sequence ATTGATACGAAACTTTCAGACAGTCCATCAGCAGAAAAAAGTGACAGACCGACACAGATAGAAAGGCGATTTGAGTCTGATATCAGGGATATACTGGCAGAGATGGGACTATCTGAGGATGTGCTACTGGCTGCAGCTATGGAATTGTATATACCTCACCCGGGAATTGAAACGAAAGGGAAGGCAGAAGAGGTGTTCAAACGTGAACTGGATATTGCTCTTAGCGACCCCAACCTGTGCATCCTTATCTATGCGGGTATCCAGCTTGAGCAGGCAGGTGAGGCTGGAAAGCTGCCAAATCTGAGTAAAAGTTCATACGAGCGAGACCTGACATTCCTTGTATGTGACGAGGTGCTGGGTATGAGTATCTCCACCTACATCGCCGGTCACAAAGGTATGTTCGAGTATGTCAGGTTCGATAAACTAAAACCAGGGGTGATCAAGGAACTGGGACCGTTCATGGATGATGTGGTTGCCGGGCTCATTGGCGGTGTATCTTCAAGTATGTATACCAGAGGTGGGGTTTGA
- a CDS encoding CcmD family protein, which produces MESFGLLISNITDARSTLAAFSIVWVVFSLYVLRLLQTRKNLRAQMELLKKH; this is translated from the coding sequence GTGGAATCATTTGGACTATTAATATCTAATATTACAGATGCCAGGTCTACACTGGCTGCTTTTAGTATTGTATGGGTTGTATTTTCACTCTATGTGCTAAGACTCCTGCAAACAAGAAAAAATCTCCGTGCACAGATGGAATTATTAAAAAAACATTGA
- a CDS encoding HD domain-containing protein — translation MQPGGTVHDPLHGHVHINQLEAMLISTREMQRLRRVQQLGLADIAFPGANHTRYEHSIGTMHVANMMGHALELEEMDIRKVRIAALLHDVGHSAFSHSVESVLARNPGFMPLIGGERFSSHEMFTSYIIRNNFPGYDTIANEVTSVFGVDASEFFLEISAMATGNIEGCQKPYLAQIISGDIDADRIDFLVRDSYHTGVSLGLIDVEQIVDSLTLKDGRVVLGGHDSYSEDMALAAAESILIARSHHYSAIIHNPVTQSVRAMLLRALEDTLDTMEDRHEVMLAITEFFTIFNDGDLLDFIKQHGPASSGNLLRRIREGRICRTALRFNHQSLKPGIRMALSTIARYGAAKKMFEQELTRRLEQHYKIPVLIDLSVARGVPKSIRIIKGNDEHFLYDESALANGLVRSISRQISLCIFSNKGKAELEMDVSEILKKIEELSPDLLRYIRNEKYLNIEGVMLIFYCLHTLFSQKDSLKVLIPRIRNISCMYQLVEGFTKNKRLENLLDYKFHDRYGFPYSDSLFEDIQKLVAMGLVDEDLRYYDKNGHWAQRYEYVLTAEGVEYGENIAKYYHREMQQITEYLTRHKHGIPRDMVSIHNIRYYR, via the coding sequence ATGCAACCAGGTGGTACAGTTCACGACCCATTACACGGACACGTACATATCAACCAGCTGGAAGCAATGCTTATCTCCACACGCGAGATGCAACGTTTGCGCCGCGTCCAGCAATTAGGACTGGCCGATATTGCATTTCCGGGAGCCAACCACACCCGGTATGAGCACAGCATTGGCACCATGCACGTGGCAAATATGATGGGACATGCCCTGGAGCTGGAGGAAATGGACATCCGGAAGGTCAGAATTGCAGCGCTGCTGCATGATGTGGGCCATTCTGCATTTTCCCATTCAGTGGAATCGGTACTTGCGCGGAATCCAGGCTTTATGCCCTTGATAGGGGGTGAGCGGTTTTCCAGCCATGAAATGTTTACCAGTTATATCATAAGGAATAATTTTCCCGGATATGATACTATAGCCAATGAGGTCACTTCTGTTTTCGGTGTAGATGCCAGCGAGTTCTTTTTAGAGATATCTGCAATGGCCACAGGAAATATCGAAGGATGCCAGAAACCGTATCTTGCGCAGATAATATCAGGAGACATCGATGCGGACCGCATAGACTTTCTCGTGCGCGATTCATACCATACAGGCGTATCCCTTGGTTTGATAGATGTGGAACAGATAGTGGATAGCCTTACCCTCAAGGATGGACGTGTGGTTCTTGGCGGCCACGATAGTTATAGTGAAGATATGGCACTGGCTGCAGCAGAATCAATACTTATTGCCCGCTCGCACCATTATTCTGCCATCATCCACAATCCTGTTACCCAGAGTGTACGTGCCATGCTGCTCAGGGCACTTGAAGATACCCTGGATACCATGGAAGACAGACATGAGGTGATGCTTGCCATAACTGAATTCTTTACCATTTTCAATGACGGGGACCTGCTGGATTTCATCAAACAGCATGGTCCTGCTTCTTCCGGCAACCTTCTCAGGCGCATCCGCGAAGGAAGGATATGCCGTACAGCACTGCGGTTCAACCACCAATCACTAAAACCTGGTATTCGCATGGCACTATCAACCATTGCACGATATGGAGCTGCCAAGAAGATGTTCGAACAGGAACTTACCAGGCGTCTCGAACAGCATTACAAAATACCGGTGCTCATAGACCTTTCAGTGGCAAGAGGGGTCCCGAAGAGCATCCGCATCATAAAAGGGAACGATGAACATTTCCTGTATGATGAATCTGCGCTTGCCAACGGCCTGGTGCGTTCTATTTCACGCCAGATATCACTGTGCATATTCTCAAATAAAGGTAAGGCAGAACTGGAAATGGATGTTTCAGAAATATTGAAAAAGATAGAAGAACTCTCCCCGGACCTGTTACGTTATATCAGGAACGAGAAATACCTGAACATTGAAGGTGTAATGCTGATATTCTATTGTCTTCACACCCTGTTCTCACAAAAAGATAGTCTGAAAGTGTTAATACCACGCATCAGGAACATCAGTTGCATGTACCAGCTGGTTGAAGGATTTACTAAAAATAAACGACTTGAGAACCTGCTGGATTACAAATTCCATGACAGGTATGGTTTTCCCTATTCAGACAGTTTGTTCGAGGATATCCAGAAACTGGTTGCAATGGGCCTGGTGGATGAGGATCTGCGCTATTATGACAAGAACGGGCATTGGGCCCAAAGGTATGAATATGTGCTGACAGCAGAAGGTGTGGAATACGGGGAGAATATTGCGAAGTATTATCACAGGGAGATGCAGCAGATCACCGAATACCTGACAAGGCACAAACATGGAATCCCGAGGGATATGGTGAGCATTCACAATATCAGGTATTACAGATGA
- the cobS gene encoding adenosylcobinamide-GDP ribazoletransferase, with product MKLLEGLQGAIGFLTTLPAGKAYRLEQFQQRTYLSSVVGILLGLILLVVATVLGVLLPGQPGIIAVVVIVSIYILTGIHHLDALSDFGDGIAAHGSAQKKVSAMKDVALGTGGAAFVIIYILSLFVVIQAMGSMQGTGSGWFGLGMALLCAEVISKHSMLTAARFGKPLYQGMGSMISDYTGQKQFIISLLISAVVCTAAVGIAGLGALFIGILASVGVVGVSNRHFGGINGDCLGAAHEMGRLAALVTLFLFYAGGLVVWMPY from the coding sequence TTGAAATTGCTGGAAGGATTGCAGGGAGCGATTGGATTTTTGACCACGCTGCCTGCGGGCAAAGCATACAGACTGGAGCAATTCCAGCAGCGGACTTACCTGTCAAGTGTTGTTGGCATACTTCTAGGTCTTATATTACTTGTAGTGGCCACCGTACTGGGTGTCCTGTTGCCCGGCCAACCTGGTATTATTGCAGTGGTTGTGATTGTATCCATCTATATACTAACGGGTATTCATCATCTTGATGCCCTGTCTGATTTTGGGGATGGTATTGCTGCCCACGGGAGTGCACAGAAGAAGGTCAGTGCGATGAAAGACGTGGCACTGGGCACGGGAGGAGCGGCATTTGTGATAATTTATATTCTTTCGCTGTTCGTTGTCATACAGGCTATGGGGAGTATGCAGGGGACTGGATCCGGGTGGTTTGGCCTGGGCATGGCGTTGCTATGTGCAGAGGTCATATCCAAGCATTCCATGCTTACAGCGGCCAGGTTTGGAAAACCTTTGTACCAGGGAATGGGGTCAATGATTTCTGATTATACTGGTCAGAAGCAGTTTATCATTAGTCTGCTGATATCGGCAGTGGTTTGTACGGCTGCCGTGGGTATTGCAGGACTTGGTGCTTTGTTTATAGGGATTTTAGCTTCGGTTGGGGTGGTAGGAGTATCGAACCGGCATTTTGGCGGTATTAACGGGGATTGCCTTGGCGCAGCTCATGAGATGGGACGCCTGGCAGCCCTGGTCACATTGTTCTTATTTTATGCTGGGGGTCTGGTAGTCTGGATGCCCTATTGA
- a CDS encoding rhodanese-like domain-containing protein, translated as MGNTILVMRTIVLFFIVLLNIVALGCITDSNDDIKYTDVSVAQAKAMIDGGEYFLLDVRTQEEYDAGHIDSPVLIPYDELENRLDEVPADMPVLIYCRTARRSAIAAQVLVDNGYTEVYNMAGGIVAWENAGYPVES; from the coding sequence ATGGGAAATACTATTCTCGTGATGAGAACGATTGTTCTTTTTTTTATTGTATTGCTCAATATTGTAGCATTGGGCTGCATCACTGATTCTAACGATGATATCAAATACACAGACGTTTCTGTAGCACAGGCAAAAGCAATGATCGATGGTGGTGAATACTTCTTACTGGATGTACGCACCCAGGAAGAATATGATGCAGGGCATATCGACAGTCCTGTCCTGATACCTTACGATGAACTGGAGAACAGGCTGGATGAAGTGCCTGCGGATATGCCTGTGCTGATATATTGCAGGACCGCACGGCGTAGTGCTATTGCAGCGCAGGTTCTTGTGGACAACGGTTATACTGAAGTCTACAACATGGCAGGCGGTATCGTAGCGTGGGAGAATGCAGGATATCCTGTTGAGAGCTGA
- a CDS encoding DUF1699 family protein, giving the protein MKIRVVSSKDEIESLGQDEEIIHLAFRPSNKDIFSLVKACPGVRAIHIPNSYKKTVSKSIRMFLEMQNVKLLEGDVWGHRKDINEYYEIKKSVIDRISELKNGGTSEKDILKKMMKETRLSPDLLEFMLKT; this is encoded by the coding sequence ATGAAAATTCGAGTAGTAAGTTCTAAAGATGAAATTGAGTCCCTGGGGCAGGATGAAGAAATTATTCACCTGGCATTTCGACCTTCAAACAAAGATATATTTTCTCTTGTAAAAGCATGTCCAGGGGTAAGAGCGATCCATATACCAAATTCATATAAGAAAACGGTCTCGAAGTCAATCCGGATGTTCCTGGAAATGCAAAATGTAAAGCTTCTGGAAGGGGACGTGTGGGGACACCGCAAGGACATCAATGAATACTATGAAATTAAAAAGAGCGTCATTGACAGGATAAGCGAACTGAAGAATGGTGGAACCTCAGAAAAAGACATTCTTAAAAAGATGATGAAAGAGACGCGCCTGAGTCCTGACCTTCTGGAATTCATGCTGAAAACATAG
- a CDS encoding cobalamin biosynthesis protein, whose protein sequence is MISLFSPGLEVLLLAFIMDISFGEPPGIVHPVVWMGRFITVLQDLPLKDRRVLGILIVVVITGTSLLVGMLVVLIASSIHETAALLVMAYFLKSTFSIRMLLNTSRHIMNLLRSGNKDEARKALKALVSRDTANLDEHQMASAVVESISENFVDGVLSPVLFYLILGLPGALAYKAVNTLDSMIGYRNKEFIEMGRPSARLDDVLNWIPARLSLVLISAAALVTGSFRGAVKICLRDNSRTSSPNSGWPMAAAAGALGVRLEKPGHYILGEELRSPEAVDIEQAARLVGAAVILLFAWSMGVLYLLHVNNVT, encoded by the coding sequence ATGATATCTCTTTTCTCTCCAGGTCTTGAAGTGCTGTTGCTGGCATTTATTATGGATATTTCGTTCGGGGAACCACCCGGTATTGTACATCCTGTGGTCTGGATGGGACGGTTCATAACAGTATTACAGGATCTGCCATTGAAAGATCGCAGGGTCCTGGGAATTCTCATAGTCGTGGTCATAACAGGAACTTCACTGCTTGTGGGAATGCTGGTGGTGCTTATAGCTTCCTCTATTCATGAAACTGCAGCGCTGCTGGTAATGGCATATTTTTTAAAATCTACCTTTTCTATTCGAATGCTGTTGAACACATCCCGCCACATCATGAATCTACTGCGTTCTGGGAATAAGGATGAAGCGCGTAAAGCACTTAAGGCGCTGGTCAGCCGTGACACTGCAAATCTGGATGAACACCAGATGGCTTCAGCTGTGGTCGAGTCCATTTCTGAGAACTTCGTTGACGGTGTACTTTCACCGGTGCTGTTCTACCTCATACTTGGACTACCAGGCGCACTGGCGTACAAAGCTGTCAATACCCTGGATTCCATGATAGGATACAGGAACAAGGAATTCATTGAAATGGGACGCCCATCAGCCAGGCTGGACGATGTTCTCAACTGGATACCTGCAAGGCTGTCCCTGGTGCTTATCAGTGCAGCCGCGCTGGTTACCGGTAGCTTTAGAGGTGCCGTGAAGATATGCCTGCGTGATAACAGCAGGACCTCTTCCCCGAATTCAGGCTGGCCCATGGCTGCAGCGGCCGGGGCACTGGGGGTCAGGCTGGAAAAACCAGGACATTATATACTTGGTGAAGAGTTGAGGTCACCTGAGGCGGTAGACATCGAACAGGCTGCCAGGTTAGTGGGTGCGGCTGTCATTCTGCTGTTTGCATGGAGCATGGGTGTATTATATTTATTGCATGTGAACAATGTAACATGA
- the arsB gene encoding ACR3 family arsenite efflux transporter has product MADKLSFVSRYLTLWILLAMGGGIMLGTIYPDIADILDTYRIEQVSLPLAIGLIWMMYPPLAGVKYEELHKMREQKKALGVSIIQNWVIGPVLMFSLAWIFLPDLPHYRIGLIIIGLARCIAMVLVWNQLASGDNDLAAVLVALNSLFQVALYSVLAYVFVTVLSTWIGGASAGAVVDISIYEVAKAVFIYLGIPFIGGMLTRFILVKRRGKEWYDGEFMRKLGPTALVGLLFTIIVMFSLKGEVIVTLPWHVFRIAVPLLVYFILMFGISFIMSYRLGFTYEESTTLAFTAASNNFELAIAVAVAVFGIGSGEAFAAVVGPLIEVPVMLGLVHVARKLGTVWFDRDGRPKSRTGSIGS; this is encoded by the coding sequence ATGGCCGACAAATTATCATTCGTTAGCAGATATTTGACACTCTGGATATTACTGGCAATGGGTGGCGGGATAATGCTGGGAACAATATATCCCGACATAGCCGACATACTGGATACCTACCGTATAGAACAGGTCTCATTGCCACTCGCTATCGGCCTTATCTGGATGATGTACCCGCCCCTTGCAGGAGTGAAATATGAAGAACTCCATAAAATGAGGGAGCAAAAAAAAGCGCTGGGAGTATCTATCATACAGAACTGGGTGATCGGCCCGGTACTCATGTTCTCACTGGCCTGGATATTCCTGCCAGACCTGCCTCATTACCGTATAGGGCTTATCATCATCGGCCTTGCCCGGTGCATTGCCATGGTGCTGGTGTGGAACCAGCTTGCCAGCGGGGATAACGACCTGGCCGCCGTGCTGGTAGCATTGAACTCGCTCTTCCAGGTCGCGTTATATTCAGTGCTGGCGTATGTGTTCGTAACCGTGCTATCCACATGGATCGGCGGGGCGTCGGCAGGTGCGGTGGTGGACATCTCTATCTATGAGGTTGCAAAAGCGGTCTTTATCTACCTGGGAATTCCCTTCATTGGTGGCATGCTGACCCGTTTCATACTGGTCAAAAGGCGGGGCAAAGAATGGTATGATGGTGAGTTCATGCGAAAACTGGGTCCTACTGCACTGGTAGGGTTACTGTTCACTATTATTGTGATGTTCTCGCTGAAGGGTGAGGTTATTGTAACTTTGCCATGGCACGTGTTCAGGATAGCGGTTCCGCTTCTTGTGTATTTTATCCTGATGTTCGGGATATCGTTCATCATGTCGTACAGGCTCGGGTTCACGTATGAAGAGAGCACGACGCTTGCATTCACTGCTGCCAGTAACAACTTCGAACTGGCCATTGCTGTGGCGGTAGCGGTGTTCGGCATCGGCTCTGGTGAGGCGTTTGCGGCTGTGGTTGGTCCACTCATTGAGGTGCCGGTGATGCTGGGGCTGGTGCATGTGGCCAGAAAGCTGGGCACAGTATGGTTTGACAGGGACGGCCGTCCGAAAAGCAGGACGGGTAGTATTGGTTCATAG
- the pscS gene encoding O-phospho-L-seryl-tRNA:Cys-tRNA synthase, producing the protein MALEQYLQKFQCIERSTRGTINIDPLQRGGILTDEARAALVEWGDGYSVCDFCPGVLDKIKTPPIYDFVHKALPEFLGIDEARVTNGARESKFAIMHSMASDGDWLVLDQSAHYTSYVAAQRARLNIKVVPNSGSPDYRITPEGYADAIREVITETGKPPALALVTYPDGNYGNLPDAKKIAAVCHEHDVPLILNGAYSVGRMPVNAKDLGADFIVGSGHKSMASSGPIGVLGVVKEYSGKLFEKSPSHKVKEIELLGCTARGATIMTMLASFPKVVERIGYWDREVENARWFSAQLESMGLVQLGDRPHNHDLMFFEAPVLYEKSQTAKDGRYFLYKELKARNIHGIKAGLTRFFKLSTFGVPREELNVVVDAFKEIIAQ; encoded by the coding sequence GTGGCTCTTGAACAATATTTACAAAAATTCCAATGCATCGAACGCTCCACCCGGGGCACTATCAACATCGATCCCCTGCAGCGCGGGGGGATACTGACCGATGAGGCCAGGGCGGCCCTGGTGGAATGGGGGGATGGCTATTCGGTTTGCGATTTTTGTCCAGGGGTACTGGACAAGATCAAGACCCCTCCGATTTATGACTTTGTACACAAGGCCCTACCCGAGTTTTTGGGTATCGATGAGGCCAGGGTGACCAACGGTGCCAGGGAGTCCAAGTTCGCTATCATGCATTCCATGGCAAGTGATGGGGATTGGCTCGTTCTGGACCAGAGCGCACATTATACCTCATATGTAGCTGCCCAGCGTGCCAGGCTTAACATTAAGGTAGTGCCAAATTCAGGGTCACCGGATTACCGCATCACTCCTGAAGGATATGCCGATGCCATCCGGGAGGTTATCACAGAGACCGGTAAACCGCCGGCACTGGCACTGGTCACCTATCCTGACGGCAATTATGGCAATCTTCCGGATGCAAAGAAAATAGCTGCCGTATGTCACGAACATGATGTGCCCCTGATCTTGAACGGTGCGTATTCTGTGGGCAGGATGCCCGTGAATGCAAAGGACCTTGGTGCTGATTTCATCGTGGGCAGCGGGCACAAGTCCATGGCATCGTCAGGCCCCATCGGGGTGCTTGGAGTGGTAAAGGAATATAGTGGAAAACTGTTTGAAAAATCACCCTCACATAAGGTCAAGGAAATAGAGTTGCTGGGCTGTACTGCCAGGGGGGCCACTATCATGACCATGCTGGCATCGTTCCCTAAAGTCGTAGAAAGAATAGGTTACTGGGACCGTGAAGTAGAGAACGCCCGCTGGTTCTCAGCACAACTTGAATCCATGGGACTGGTCCAGCTGGGAGACAGACCCCACAACCACGACCTTATGTTCTTTGAGGCGCCTGTCCTGTACGAAAAATCCCAAACTGCCAAAGACGGCCGTTATTTCCTGTATAAAGAATTGAAAGCCCGGAACATTCACGGTATCAAAGCCGGACTGACCAGATTCTTCAAACTCAGCACATTCGGCGTACCCAGGGAAGAATTGAACGTAGTTGTTGATGCATTTAAAGAGATAATCGCTCAATAG